The nucleotide sequence GGCCTGGGTCGCGAGCCTCGCGCCGCCGCCGGTCCCGGAGGCGCCGCCCCCGGCCGATGCCTCCGCGGCGGAGGGGCTTGCGCAGGAACACCGCTGCAACACCTGCCACGGCGCCGACTATCGCGGCGGCAAGCAGATCCCGCCCCTCCGGAACCAGCGCGAGGACTACCTGCGCAAGGCCCTGCTGGACTTCAGCACCGAGAAGCGGCTCGGCAGCCGCGCCGCCATGGTCGAGGTCGCGCAGGCGCTCTCGGACGCCGAGATCGACCTGCTGGCACGTTACCTCGCGACGCTGCCCTAGGCCGGGCGGCGGCGCGCCTACTGCCCGAAGCCCGCCGAATAGGGCAGCCAGGTCGCGAGGCCCGGCATCAGGATCAGCAGCGCCAGCCCGAGGATCATGATCAGCACGTAGGGAAAGGCGCCGCGCACGATCTCGGCCAGCGGGGCAGGGGTGATGCCCTTGATCACGAAGAGGTTCATGCCGACCGGAGGGGTGATCATCGCCAGCTCGAGGTTGATCATCAGCAGCACGCCGTACCAGACGAGGTCGATGTGCAGCGCCGCCATGGTCGGCAGCAGGATCGGCGTGGTGATCAGGATGATCGCGATGCTCTCGAAGAACATGCCCATCACGAAGATCATCGCCATGACCACGAGGATGAAGCCAAGCGGGCCGAGGCCGAGATGGGCGACCATCTCGGTGACGCCGACGGGCAGGCGGATGATGGTGATCGCATGGCCGAACATGGCCGCCCCGGCGATGATCATGAAGACCATCATCGAGGTGCGCATCGAGGCATAGGCGCAGTCCCAGAGATCGCGCAGCCCGAAGTTGCGGTAGACGAGCACCGCGACGGCCAGCGCGTAGACCGACCCGGCGGCGGCGGCCTCGGCGGCGGTGAAGATGCCGAGGTAGATGCCGCCCATGACCACCGGCGGCGCGAGGATGGCCCAGATCGAGCGGCGGATCGCGGCGAGGATCAGCGGAATCCCGGCAAAGCGCGGGCTGTCGTCGCCGCGCAGCGTGGCGCTGGCGACCGAGTAGAGGCAGAACAGCAGCGCGAGCAGCAGCCCCGGGATGATCCCGGCGAGGAACAGCGCGCCGATCGAGGCCTCGGAGACGATGGCATAGAGGATCATCGGACCCGAGGGCGGGATCAGGATGCCGAGCGTGCCACCCGCCGCGACGATGCCGAGCGCGCTCTGGCGCGGGTAGCCGTAGCGCTCCATCTGCGGGATCGCGCTCGAGCCGACCGAGAGGGCCGTGGCGACCGACGAGCCCGAGATCGAGGCGAAGATCGTGCAGGCCATGACCGTGGCCATGCCGAGCCCGCCGCGGATGTGGCCGATCAGCGTGTGCGCCATGGCGTAGAGGTCGTCGATGACCTTCGCCCGGATCATCACCTGCGCCATGAAGACGAAGAGCGGCACCGTGGTCAGGATGGGCTTGTTGAGATGGGCAAAGACCGTGTCGGCGACCGATCCGATGCCGCCCTCGAAAATCAGCAGGATGACCGTGGCGGTGAGGCCGAGCGCGGCAAAGATGGGGATCCCGGTCAGCAGCAGCAGGATGAGCCCGGTGAAGATCAGCAGCGCCGTCATGTCCGGCCTTTCCCGAAAAGATGCCCCAGCAGCCGCGCCACGGCGAAGGCGCCGAGCAGCACGGCACCGCAGAGCAGCGGCACCTGCGGGATCCAGCTTTCGATCTCGATGGCGCCGGAGGTGTAGGCGCCGAACATCCGGGCAAAGCCGATAGACTCCCATGTGCTGATGCCGAGCACGGCGCAGAAGGCGAGCACGCAGAGATCACTGAACACCGCGGCCACGGTGCGGGCCCTTCCGCGCAGCGCCTGGGTCACGAGGTCGATCGAGATGTGGTCGTTGCGCCGGTAGGCCTCGGCCACGCCGAAGGCGACGATGGCGACCAGCAGGAAACCGTTCAGCGCATCGACCCAGACCGGAGGCCGGTCGAAGGCGTAGCGCATCAGGGCCGAGAAGGTCGTCAGCACGAGCGTTGCCAGGATAAGCGCGGTGCTGAGCGCCGCGCCCAGCCGGACGAGGGGCGTCAGCGCGCGTTCGGTGAGGGGGGCGGTCCCGGCCGCCCCCGTGTCGTCCTGCGTGCGGCTCATCGCTCAGGCGCCGGACTTCAGCTGCTCGACCAGCTCGAGCAGCTTGGCGCTGTCGGGGTCCTCGGTGCCGAACTTCTCGTCGAAGGCGGGGCGCATCAGCGCCTCCATCGCGGCATTCTCCTCCTCCGTCGCGGTCCGGACCGCGACGCCCTTGGCCTCGAGCTCGGCCGGGGCGGCCTGCTGCGCGGCCTCGCCCGCCTCGACGGCCCAGAGCGCCGCCTCGTGGCCGGCCTTGTCGAGCGCGGCCTTGGCGGTGTCCGAGAGGCCCTGGTAGAACTTCGGGTTGAGGTAGCCGTGGAAATAGACCGAGATCACCGGGCTCACGACGAACTGGTCCTGCACCTCGTAGTACTTGCGCGACACGGCGGCATCCGCCCCGGTCAGCGCGCCGTCGAGCACGCCGGTCGCCAGCGCCTGGTAGACCTCGGAGCCGGGCATCGCCGAGGGCGAGGCGCCAAGCGCCGCGAGCCCCGCGTCGAAGGCCGGCGAGAGGCCGCGGATCTTCATGCCCGCGAAATCCTCGGGCCCTGCCAGCGGCTTGCCCTTGGAGGTGAAGACCGAGGAATTGGTCTGGAACAGCCAGACGACGTTCTCGACCCCTTTCGAGCGCAGCTTCTCTTCGAGGAACTGCGCCGCCTCGGACCCATCCCAGTTGCGCCAGATCCGCATGTCCGAGAAGGCGTAGGGCGCGGTGGTCACGGTCATGATGGGCAGCGTCTTGCCCCACTGGAACTGCACCGAGAAGGCGCATTCGATCTCGCCCTTGGCGACGGCGAGGATGTTCTCGTTGGCCCCGACGAGGCTGTCCGCCCCGAAGACCTGCACGTCGATCTCGCCGTTCGACAGCGTCTCGACCTCCTCCGCCCAGCGGTCGATCACCTTGGCGACGGAATGGGCGGGCGGCAGCTGGTGGCTGCACCGCATGGCGGTGGGATCGGCGGAAGCCGCCGTCGATGTCAGGGTCGCCATCGCCGCGGCGATGCCAAGCGCTTTGAAGTCCATGGTGTTTTTCCTCCCTTCAGGGCGTTGTTCCGCGGGGCTCCCTTCCCCGCTTCCGAAGATCCCGCCCGCCCGTCAAGGGCGCGCGGCCTGCCAGCTCATCGCGCGCGGCGGCCCGGCCTTCGCCAGCGCGCCGGAAAGCGCCTCGCCCGGCATCTCGCCCGCGGGGATGTCGCGCAGGGCGACGAGCTTTTCGAGGTCGATGCCGGTGCGGAACCCCATGGTTTCGGCGAGGAACACGAGGTCCTCGATCACCACGTTGCCGGTGGCGCCGGGGGCGAAGGGGCAGCCGCCGAGCCCGGCGAGCGAGGCGTCGAGGATGCGGCAGCCCGCGTCGAGCGCCGCTCCCGCGTTGGCGATGCCGGTGCCGCGCGTGTCATGCAGGTGCAGCACGAAGGGCAGCGGGCCAAGGCGTTCCGCGATCCGGCGGCAGAGGCTGCTGACCTGCCGCGGGCCGGCGTAACCCACCGTGTCGGCGACGCCGACCATGTCGACACCCGCCTCGAGGCAGCGGTCGATCATCCGCAGCACCGCGTCCTCGGGCACCGCGCCGGAGAGCGAGCAGCCGAAGGCCATGGCGATGCCCGCGTTGATGATCGTCTTGGAACCGGCCTCGTCGCGCAGCCGCACGACATTGGCGATCTCGGCAAGGCTCTGTTCCTGCGTGCGCCGGACGTTGGCCGCGTTGTGCGCTTCGCTGGCCGAGATCACCACGGTGATCTCCTGCACGCCGGTGGCCAGAGCATCGGTGGCGCCGCGCTGGTTCAGCGCGAGCGCGATGCCGTGGGCGCCCGGATGGCGGCTCACCGCGGCGATCACCTCGCGCACGTCGGCGAAGCGGGGCGCCTTGTCGGCCGGCAGGAACGAGCCGACCTCGAAATACCGCACGCCCGCCGCCGCCTCGCGGTCCACCCATTCGAGCTTCTTCGGCGTCGAGGGCCAGCGAGCGGTCATCTGCAGCCCGTCGCGCAGGCCGACCTCGCGGATGGCGAGCTTTGACGCGGGATAGGCCTTCAGCACGTCGGCGCTCATCGGGCGGCCTCCAGCGCGCCGAGGATCTCGGCGTTGTGCTGGCCGATGCCCGGCACGTCGACCGAGCGCGACACCACCGGCGCGCCGTCGATCTGCACCGGCAGCGACGGGGCGCGGAAATCCTTCTTGCCCGCGTAGTGCGAGGTGAAGAGCCCGCCGGGGCGGTTCACGTGCGGATCGTCGTACATCTCGGCCGGGCGCGAGACCGGGGCGAAGAGCAGGTCGCTCTCCTCCATCAGCCGGACCATCTCGGCGAAGGGCCGCGCGGCGATCTTCGCGGCGACCTGCGGCAGGGTCCAGTCGCGGGCCGCGATCTGGGCGGGGCGGCCCTGCAGGCGCGGATCCGCCAGCAGGTGCTCGAGCCCGAGCGCGCGGCAGAGCTTCTCCCATTGGCCGTCGGTGGCGGCGCCGACGAAGATCTGCCGCCCGTCGGCGGTGGGGAAGAGGTCGTAGACCGGCCATGAAAACACCCGCTCGGGCAGGGGCGGCGCCTCGGTGCCCTCGATGTCGAACTGCACCATGTGCTGGGCGACCAGCAGCAGGCAATTCTCGAAGAGCCCGGCGCGCACGGCGCTGCCCGCGCCGGTCTTGCCCCGCTGGATGAGCGCGGCAAGTACGCCATAGGCGGTGAAGAGGCCCCCCATGATGTCGTTGGCGGAGGAGCCGATGCGCAGCGGGCGGCCGCTCGGCCCGGTCATGTAGGCCATGCCGGTCATCATCTGCACCACCTCGTCCATCGCCGCGCGGTGCTCGTAGGGGCCGTTGAGGAACCCCTTGCACGAGGCGACGATCAGCGAAGGGCAGGCGGCGCGCAGCTGGTCGGGCGCAAGGCCCATCTTCGCGAGCGTCTCGTCGCGGAAATTCTCGACGAAGACATCCGCCGTGGCGATGAGCCCGTGCAGCCGGGCAAGATCCGCGGGGTCCTTCACGTCGAGGGTGACCGACTTCTTGCCGCGGTTGAAGGTGGGGAAGAAACCCGCGCCCATGCCGGTCAGATCGCGCGTCTTGTCGCCCTGCGGCGGCTCGACCTTGATCACCTCGGCGCCGAGAAAGCCGAGGAACATGCCGGTCGAGGGGCCCATCACCATGTGGCTCATCTCGACCACGCGGATCCCGTCGAGGGGTTTCTCGGTCATCGCGCTTTCCTCCCAGAACTGCTCGCAAGAGATGTATGTCAGGGCGGCTCCGGTCGGAAAAT is from Salipiger sp. H15 and encodes:
- a CDS encoding c-type cytochrome; this translates as MLLLGPVQHASAQEGFEAVQEQCVACHGTGVSATEDVPSLGGIDAYYALLQLVAFRSGNRAGDAMQALTAEMSDNDLRAAAAWVASLAPPPVPEAPPPADASAAEGLAQEHRCNTCHGADYRGGKQIPPLRNQREDYLRKALLDFSTEKRLGSRAAMVEVAQALSDAEIDLLARYLATLP
- a CDS encoding TRAP transporter small permease, whose amino-acid sequence is MSRTQDDTGAAGTAPLTERALTPLVRLGAALSTALILATLVLTTFSALMRYAFDRPPVWVDALNGFLLVAIVAFGVAEAYRRNDHISIDLVTQALRGRARTVAAVFSDLCVLAFCAVLGISTWESIGFARMFGAYTSGAIEIESWIPQVPLLCGAVLLGAFAVARLLGHLFGKGRT
- a CDS encoding TRAP transporter large permease subunit — its product is MTALLIFTGLILLLLTGIPIFAALGLTATVILLIFEGGIGSVADTVFAHLNKPILTTVPLFVFMAQVMIRAKVIDDLYAMAHTLIGHIRGGLGMATVMACTIFASISGSSVATALSVGSSAIPQMERYGYPRQSALGIVAAGGTLGILIPPSGPMILYAIVSEASIGALFLAGIIPGLLLALLFCLYSVASATLRGDDSPRFAGIPLILAAIRRSIWAILAPPVVMGGIYLGIFTAAEAAAAGSVYALAVAVLVYRNFGLRDLWDCAYASMRTSMMVFMIIAGAAMFGHAITIIRLPVGVTEMVAHLGLGPLGFILVVMAMIFVMGMFFESIAIILITTPILLPTMAALHIDLVWYGVLLMINLELAMITPPVGMNLFVIKGITPAPLAEIVRGAFPYVLIMILGLALLILMPGLATWLPYSAGFGQ
- a CDS encoding CoA transferase, which produces MTEKPLDGIRVVEMSHMVMGPSTGMFLGFLGAEVIKVEPPQGDKTRDLTGMGAGFFPTFNRGKKSVTLDVKDPADLARLHGLIATADVFVENFRDETLAKMGLAPDQLRAACPSLIVASCKGFLNGPYEHRAAMDEVVQMMTGMAYMTGPSGRPLRIGSSANDIMGGLFTAYGVLAALIQRGKTGAGSAVRAGLFENCLLLVAQHMVQFDIEGTEAPPLPERVFSWPVYDLFPTADGRQIFVGAATDGQWEKLCRALGLEHLLADPRLQGRPAQIAARDWTLPQVAAKIAARPFAEMVRLMEESDLLFAPVSRPAEMYDDPHVNRPGGLFTSHYAGKKDFRAPSLPVQIDGAPVVSRSVDVPGIGQHNAEILGALEAAR
- a CDS encoding hydroxymethylglutaryl-CoA lyase, with protein sequence MSADVLKAYPASKLAIREVGLRDGLQMTARWPSTPKKLEWVDREAAAGVRYFEVGSFLPADKAPRFADVREVIAAVSRHPGAHGIALALNQRGATDALATGVQEITVVISASEAHNAANVRRTQEQSLAEIANVVRLRDEAGSKTIINAGIAMAFGCSLSGAVPEDAVLRMIDRCLEAGVDMVGVADTVGYAGPRQVSSLCRRIAERLGPLPFVLHLHDTRGTGIANAGAALDAGCRILDASLAGLGGCPFAPGATGNVVIEDLVFLAETMGFRTGIDLEKLVALRDIPAGEMPGEALSGALAKAGPPRAMSWQAARP
- the dctP gene encoding TRAP transporter substrate-binding protein DctP gives rise to the protein MDFKALGIAAAMATLTSTAASADPTAMRCSHQLPPAHSVAKVIDRWAEEVETLSNGEIDVQVFGADSLVGANENILAVAKGEIECAFSVQFQWGKTLPIMTVTTAPYAFSDMRIWRNWDGSEAAQFLEEKLRSKGVENVVWLFQTNSSVFTSKGKPLAGPEDFAGMKIRGLSPAFDAGLAALGASPSAMPGSEVYQALATGVLDGALTGADAAVSRKYYEVQDQFVVSPVISVYFHGYLNPKFYQGLSDTAKAALDKAGHEAALWAVEAGEAAQQAAPAELEAKGVAVRTATEEENAAMEALMRPAFDEKFGTEDPDSAKLLELVEQLKSGA